A part of Astyanax mexicanus isolate ESR-SI-001 chromosome 2, AstMex3_surface, whole genome shotgun sequence genomic DNA contains:
- the LOC103037069 gene encoding achaete-scute homolog 1b-like, which translates to METISTTSTTTCSTTAATIIAAAAPATCPFAHERATAAALVSSATSSRALKRPPRSSSPELLRCKRRLTFSGLGYSIPQQQPVAVARRNERERNRVKQVNMGFQTLRQHVPNGAANKKMSKVETLRSAVEYIRALQQLLDEHDAISAAFRCGVPSPSLSHSYSAEPESPHSSYSSDEGSYEQQLSSEEQELLDFTTWFDRY; encoded by the coding sequence ATGGAGACCATCAGCACCACCAGCACGACCACCTGCAGCACCACTGCAGCCACTATCATCGCCGCTGCTGCTCCAGCCACCTGCCCGTTTGCGCACGAGCGCGCCACAGCAGCAGCACTTGTCTCCAGCGCGACCAGCAGCAGAGCTCTCAAGCGACCCCCGCGCTCCAGCTCGCCGGAGCTCCTGCGCTGCAAGCGGCGGCTCACGTTTAGCGGGCTGGGCTACAGCATCCCGCAGCAGCAGCCCGTGGCCGTGGCGCGGCGCAACGAGCGCGAGAGGAACCGCGTCAAGCAGGTCAACATGGGCTTCCAGACCCTGCGGCAGCACGTGCCCAACGGCGCCGCCAACAAGAAGATGAGCAAGGTGGAAACACTGCGCTCCGCCGTGGAGTACATCCGCGCGCTGCAGCAGCTGCTGGACGAGCACGACGCCATCTCCGCCGCCTTCCGCTGCGGCGTGCCGTCCCCCAGCCTATCCCACAGCTACTCCGCTGAGCCGGAGTCGCCGCACTCCTCCTACTCCTCGGACGAAGGCAGCTACGAGCAGCAGCTGAGCTCCGAAGAACAGGAGCTGCTGGACTTTACCACGTGGTTCGACAGATACTGA